The following are encoded in a window of Halorarum salinum genomic DNA:
- a CDS encoding FAD-binding oxidoreductase: MPQATVATRDGTTTTLPEETVEAFRQRLRGPLLSPGDEGFEEATRIWNGMIEKTPALVVRPTGTADVVAAVNFARDDDLLLSVKGGGHNIAGTALADDGLTIDTSRLRGVLVDPEEQIATAQAGCLLGDLDRETQLHGLVTPGGFVSETGLAGLTLGGGFGYLTRRFGWTVDDLLEVEIVTADGEVRRASREESEDLFWAVRGAGHHFGVVTSFTFELHEVGPTVYGGLIAWPFERADEFLEAYRELTAEAPRELTAFVIIRRAPPAPFVPEEWHGKRICAMTVCYSGDLGRSIRTRLCHR, translated from the coding sequence ATGCCCCAAGCCACCGTCGCCACTCGAGACGGGACCACGACCACGCTGCCCGAGGAAACTGTCGAGGCGTTCCGCCAGCGCCTGCGCGGCCCGCTACTCTCTCCCGGGGACGAGGGGTTCGAGGAGGCGACGCGCATCTGGAACGGCATGATCGAGAAAACGCCCGCGCTCGTGGTCCGGCCGACGGGGACGGCCGACGTCGTGGCCGCGGTGAACTTCGCCCGCGACGACGACCTCCTACTCTCGGTGAAGGGTGGCGGCCACAACATCGCGGGCACGGCGCTGGCCGACGACGGCCTGACCATCGACACGTCCCGACTCCGCGGGGTCCTCGTCGATCCCGAAGAGCAGATCGCGACGGCCCAAGCTGGCTGCCTCCTCGGCGATCTGGATCGGGAAACCCAGCTCCACGGTCTGGTCACGCCAGGAGGCTTCGTCTCCGAAACCGGGTTGGCCGGCCTGACCCTCGGCGGTGGCTTCGGCTATCTGACCCGCCGGTTCGGCTGGACGGTCGACGACCTGCTCGAGGTCGAGATCGTCACCGCCGATGGGGAGGTCCGTCGCGCTAGCCGCGAGGAAAGCGAGGACCTCTTTTGGGCGGTCCGCGGCGCCGGCCACCACTTCGGCGTCGTTACCTCGTTCACGTTCGAGCTCCACGAGGTCGGTCCGACCGTCTACGGCGGACTCATCGCCTGGCCGTTCGAACGGGCCGACGAGTTCCTCGAGGCCTATCGGGAACTCACCGCCGAAGCGCCCAGGGAACTCACGGCATTCGTGATCATCCGTCGAGCCCCGCCCGCACCCTTCGTCCCCGAGGAGTGGCACGGTAAGCGAATCTGCGCCATGACCGTCTGCTACAGCGGTGACCTCGGGCGGTCGATCCGTACGCGGCTTTGCCATCGCTAA